The Flavobacterium commune genome contains a region encoding:
- a CDS encoding RNA polymerase sigma factor, translated as MKKQILHNTVLDDNELWLEMKAGDEKAFSTLFKRYYGYLIQYGNSFSSFSEKIQDCVQDVFTDIWVYRNSLSDTVVVKAYLLSSVRKRIVRLQQRDKIFSKTTSVDAVAFLLDFSVEHQLISDELTAGKVAHLNKLLNVLPARQKEALYLRYHHGLNVEEVAGILNVNYQSANNLLHRALVNIRKEWKGNLILILVFWANWI; from the coding sequence TTGAAAAAGCAAATTTTACATAACACAGTTCTTGATGATAACGAACTATGGTTGGAGATGAAAGCCGGGGATGAGAAAGCTTTTTCGACACTTTTTAAGAGGTACTATGGTTATTTGATTCAGTACGGGAATTCATTCTCGTCCTTTTCTGAAAAAATTCAGGATTGTGTTCAGGATGTTTTTACTGATATCTGGGTATATAGAAATAGTTTGAGTGATACAGTAGTGGTAAAAGCCTACTTGCTGTCGAGTGTTCGTAAACGTATTGTGCGTTTACAGCAGCGTGATAAAATTTTCAGCAAAACAACATCGGTGGATGCAGTTGCTTTTTTACTGGATTTTTCGGTAGAGCATCAGTTGATTTCGGATGAATTGACTGCCGGGAAAGTGGCGCATTTGAATAAGTTATTAAATGTTTTACCGGCCAGACAAAAAGAGGCCTTGTATTTAAGGTATCATCATGGTTTGAATGTGGAAGAAGTTGCCGGGATTTTGAATGTTAATTACCAGTCGGCTAATAATTTACTGCATCGTGCCTTGGTAAATATTCGTAAGGAGTGGAAGGGGAATTTAATTTTGATATTAGTTTTTTGGGCTAATTGGATATAA
- a CDS encoding iron chaperone encodes MEEVEEYINTFPIEIQKIAQEIRNIIKNEAPDCVERISYGMPAYKTFGKPLVYFAAYKNHIGLYATPSGHTQFSEALSKYKQGKGSVQFPLDAPIPYELIRKIVAFRVKENMEKFKK; translated from the coding sequence ATGGAAGAAGTAGAAGAATATATTAACACATTTCCCATTGAAATTCAAAAAATAGCACAAGAAATAAGAAACATTATTAAAAATGAAGCTCCGGATTGTGTTGAAAGAATTTCTTATGGAATGCCGGCTTACAAAACATTCGGAAAGCCATTAGTCTATTTTGCTGCCTACAAAAATCACATTGGTTTATATGCAACTCCTTCAGGACATACACAATTTTCTGAAGCATTATCAAAATACAAGCAAGGCAAAGGTTCTGTTCAATTTCCTCTTGATGCGCCTATCCCTTATGAACTAATCAGAAAAATAGTTGCATTTCGTGTAAAAGAAAATATGGAAAAATTCAAGAAATAA
- the acs gene encoding acetate--CoA ligase, producing the protein MSRYKISNFEEYFKEYKKSIKDPKKFWDKIASENFTWYQEWDKVVDFNMAEAEIKWFVDAKVNITKNCIDRHLAKKGDKTAIIFEPNNPDEASQSITYNELHQRVSKMANVLLSQGIQKGDRVCIYLPMIPELAITTLACARIGAIHSVVFAGFSASAVAARINDSECKMVITSDGGYRGNKTIDLKGIVDEALVNCPSVETVLVAQRTNTDIQMKEGRDLWLAPLVEKASDNNAAEIMDAEDPLFILYTSGSTGKPKGMVHTTAGYMVYTAYTFQNVFNYEENDVFWCTADIGWITGHSYILYGPLLNGATTVIFEGVPSYPDFSRFWEVIEKHKVNQFYTAPTAIRALAKESLDYVQKYPLSSLKVIGSVGEPINEEAWHWYNDHVGGKRCPVVDTWWQTETGGILISPIPFITPTKPTYATLPLPGIQAVLMDEKRNEIEDNQVVGSLCIKYPWPGIARTIWGDHKRYKETYFSTFPGKYFSGDGALRDEVGYYRITGRVDDVIIVSGHNLGTAPIEDAINEHPAVAESAIVGFPHDIKGNALYGFVILKETGEKRDKANLAKEINQHIADHIGPIAKLDKIQFVSGLPKTRSGKIMRRILRKIAEGDFSNFGDTTTLLNPEIVEEIKNGKL; encoded by the coding sequence ATGAGTCGTTACAAGATTAGTAATTTCGAAGAATACTTTAAAGAGTACAAAAAATCAATCAAAGACCCGAAGAAATTTTGGGACAAAATTGCCTCTGAAAACTTTACCTGGTACCAGGAATGGGACAAAGTAGTTGATTTCAACATGGCAGAAGCCGAAATAAAATGGTTTGTAGATGCTAAGGTAAATATCACCAAAAACTGTATCGATCGCCATTTAGCTAAAAAAGGAGACAAAACAGCTATCATTTTTGAACCTAACAATCCTGACGAAGCTTCACAATCGATCACTTACAATGAATTACACCAACGTGTAAGCAAAATGGCAAATGTTTTATTGAGCCAAGGAATTCAAAAAGGAGATCGTGTATGTATTTATTTGCCTATGATCCCTGAATTAGCCATTACTACATTAGCTTGCGCCCGTATTGGAGCCATTCACTCAGTAGTTTTTGCCGGATTTTCAGCATCGGCTGTTGCTGCCCGAATTAACGATAGCGAATGTAAAATGGTGATTACTTCTGACGGTGGTTATCGTGGAAATAAAACCATTGACCTAAAAGGAATTGTTGACGAAGCATTGGTTAACTGTCCATCGGTAGAAACGGTTTTAGTTGCTCAAAGAACCAATACGGATATCCAAATGAAAGAAGGACGTGACTTATGGTTAGCTCCTCTAGTGGAAAAAGCATCAGACAATAATGCTGCCGAAATCATGGATGCCGAAGATCCGTTGTTTATCCTTTATACTTCGGGTTCTACCGGAAAACCAAAAGGAATGGTACATACAACAGCAGGTTATATGGTCTATACTGCTTATACTTTCCAAAATGTTTTTAACTACGAAGAGAATGATGTTTTCTGGTGTACTGCCGACATTGGCTGGATTACCGGACATTCTTATATTTTATACGGTCCGCTATTAAACGGAGCTACCACTGTTATTTTTGAAGGCGTTCCTTCTTACCCTGATTTCAGTCGTTTTTGGGAAGTAATCGAAAAACATAAAGTAAACCAATTCTATACGGCACCAACAGCCATCAGAGCTTTGGCCAAAGAAAGTTTAGATTATGTACAAAAATATCCTTTGAGTTCGTTAAAAGTAATTGGTTCAGTTGGAGAACCTATCAACGAAGAGGCTTGGCACTGGTACAATGACCACGTGGGCGGAAAACGTTGTCCTGTTGTGGATACCTGGTGGCAAACTGAAACCGGAGGAATTTTGATTTCACCAATTCCTTTCATTACACCAACAAAACCAACGTATGCCACTCTCCCTCTTCCGGGAATCCAGGCTGTTTTGATGGACGAAAAACGCAACGAGATTGAAGACAATCAGGTAGTAGGAAGTTTGTGTATTAAGTACCCTTGGCCTGGAATTGCAAGAACCATTTGGGGTGATCACAAACGTTATAAAGAAACGTATTTCTCTACTTTCCCGGGAAAATATTTCAGTGGTGACGGTGCTTTACGTGATGAAGTGGGCTATTACAGAATCACAGGTCGTGTGGATGATGTAATTATTGTTTCAGGACACAATTTAGGAACTGCTCCTATTGAAGATGCCATCAACGAACATCCGGCAGTTGCCGAAAGTGCTATTGTAGGTTTCCCTCATGACATCAAAGGAAATGCTTTGTACGGTTTTGTAATTCTAAAAGAAACAGGAGAAAAACGCGACAAAGCTAATTTGGCTAAAGAAATCAACCAACATATCGCAGATCATATTGGTCCTATAGCGAAATTAGACAAAATTCAATTTGTTTCCGGATTGCCAAAAACCCGATCCGGGAAAATCATGCGACGCATTCTTCGTAAGATTGCCGAAGGGGATTTTTCAAACTTTGGAGACACCACAACTTTATTAAATCCGGAAATTGTGGAAGAAATCAAAAATGGAAAACTATAA
- a CDS encoding acetate uptake transporter: MEQVLKDTTANPAPLGLFGFGMTTILLNIHNAGFFDLNAMIMGMGIFFGGTQQVIAGIMEWKKGNGFAMAAFTSYGFFWLSLVALWLLPLIGVNKPDGASMGCYLGMWGLFTFAFFIGTLNGNTVGKLIFGSLVILFALLAAASFTGSEQIHTIAGYEGILCGFFAFYEAAAIVINEKLGKQLLPL; encoded by the coding sequence ATGGAACAAGTACTAAAAGACACTACTGCCAATCCAGCTCCACTGGGACTCTTCGGCTTCGGAATGACAACTATTTTATTAAACATCCACAATGCAGGATTCTTTGATCTCAATGCGATGATTATGGGAATGGGAATATTTTTTGGCGGAACACAACAGGTTATTGCCGGAATTATGGAATGGAAAAAAGGAAACGGTTTTGCCATGGCAGCCTTTACTTCTTATGGTTTCTTTTGGTTATCATTGGTTGCTTTATGGCTGCTGCCTTTAATAGGTGTCAACAAACCTGATGGCGCTTCAATGGGATGCTACTTAGGGATGTGGGGATTATTTACATTTGCTTTTTTTATAGGAACTCTAAATGGTAATACCGTTGGAAAATTGATTTTTGGCTCACTGGTAATTTTATTTGCGCTATTAGCAGCAGCTAGTTTTACAGGAAGTGAACAAATTCATACCATTGCAGGTTACGAAGGAATTTTATGCGGATTTTTTGCTTTTTACGAAGCAGCCGCAATTGTAATTAATGAAAAATTAGGTAAACAGCTTTTACCTTTATAA
- a CDS encoding glycerophosphodiester phosphodiesterase, with protein MLKIGHRGAKAYEAENTLASFQKAIDLQVDAIELDVHLSVDNELMVIHDETIDRTTNGKGKVNQFTKAELQDFCIENQHKIPTLQEVFDLVRRRCFINVELKTFETAAKVVDLIEKYIREKNWEYSDFLVSSFDWDALEEVNFVNSKIPIAVLTETDLDKALAFAKIIQAKAINPDFQLLNIENTRKLQENGFEVYPWTVNETADIKKMQSFSVNGIISDFPDRIYFKP; from the coding sequence ATGCTTAAAATAGGTCATCGCGGTGCCAAAGCTTACGAAGCCGAAAACACCTTAGCCAGTTTTCAAAAAGCAATTGACTTACAAGTTGATGCTATTGAACTCGATGTGCATTTAAGCGTCGATAACGAACTCATGGTTATTCACGATGAAACCATTGACAGAACAACCAATGGAAAAGGCAAAGTCAATCAATTTACCAAAGCCGAATTGCAAGATTTTTGTATTGAAAACCAACATAAAATTCCAACTCTCCAAGAAGTTTTTGACTTAGTACGCCGTCGTTGTTTTATCAATGTCGAATTGAAAACTTTTGAAACCGCTGCCAAAGTAGTCGATTTAATCGAAAAATACATTCGGGAGAAAAACTGGGAATACAGTGATTTTTTAGTTTCCAGCTTCGATTGGGATGCCTTAGAAGAGGTTAATTTTGTCAATTCCAAAATCCCAATTGCGGTACTTACCGAAACGGATTTAGATAAAGCTCTGGCTTTCGCCAAAATAATTCAGGCAAAAGCTATCAACCCTGATTTTCAATTATTAAACATTGAAAACACAAGAAAACTACAGGAAAACGGCTTTGAAGTATATCCCTGGACAGTCAACGAAACAGCCGACATCAAAAAAATGCAATCCTTTAGCGTAAACGGAATCATCTCCGATTTTCCAGACAGGATTTATTTTAAACCATAA
- a CDS encoding glycoside hydrolase family 13 protein, translated as MSTALNKQIQRIEPPFWFSGMHNPELQILFYGTNISQCQITIENSNAITNVKRTENPNFIFVTINTQKINTTEIDFVFKRKDKSGFIQKYELRKRTKNSATRKSFDSSDSIYLLMPDRFANGNKNNQNDTKTTEKYNRELPGGRHGGDIEGIIQNLDYIQSLGITTIWCTPLCEDNEAEYSYHGYAQSDVYKIDPRFGTNEDYVRLAKEIHNRNMKLVMDYVTNHWGLAHWMLKDSPAKNWIHQFENYTETNHKRSTISDINASKIDRNICLSGWFVPSMPDLNITNPLVFNYLCQNAIWWIEYANLDGFRVDTYNYSEPEYISKWTKAISDEYPNFNLVGEITMRNQGLLSYWQKDSPIAKIQNFNSHLSSVMDFALSDALQSVFNEDDDSWDQGITRIYDILSKDFLFPNVNNLLIFGENHDTRRLNHIYNNDIRKYKMAMCMLATLRGIPQLYYGSEIGMAGDQNLGDADIRKDFPGGWENDENNAFLPETRSECQKAYFDFTSKLFHWRKTNAAVHFGKTTHYIPENNVYVYFRYNTNQTVMVLINNNPENQEIMTKRFEENIKNHITGKEILTDLFFDLSQAIPIEGKSALILELE; from the coding sequence ATGAGTACTGCGTTAAACAAACAAATACAAAGAATCGAACCACCATTTTGGTTTTCCGGAATGCACAATCCTGAACTTCAAATTCTTTTTTACGGAACCAATATCAGTCAATGCCAAATTACAATTGAAAACAGCAATGCTATTACCAATGTAAAACGCACCGAAAATCCCAATTTTATTTTTGTAACCATCAACACGCAAAAGATAAACACTACCGAAATTGATTTTGTCTTCAAACGTAAAGACAAATCGGGTTTTATTCAAAAATATGAATTAAGAAAACGAACGAAAAACTCCGCTACTCGTAAAAGTTTTGATTCCTCAGACAGTATTTATCTTTTAATGCCCGATCGTTTTGCAAACGGAAACAAGAACAATCAAAACGACACTAAGACTACCGAAAAATACAATAGGGAATTGCCGGGAGGACGACATGGCGGCGATATCGAAGGGATAATTCAAAATCTGGATTACATACAATCACTGGGAATTACCACTATTTGGTGTACGCCACTTTGTGAAGACAATGAAGCTGAATACTCTTATCATGGCTATGCCCAATCAGATGTTTACAAAATTGATCCTCGTTTTGGTACTAACGAAGATTATGTGCGTTTAGCCAAAGAAATCCATAACAGAAACATGAAACTAGTTATGGATTATGTAACAAATCATTGGGGATTAGCCCACTGGATGCTCAAAGATTCGCCTGCAAAAAACTGGATTCATCAATTTGAAAATTATACCGAAACCAATCACAAAAGAAGTACGATAAGCGACATTAATGCGTCAAAAATTGACCGTAATATTTGTTTGAGCGGCTGGTTTGTTCCCTCAATGCCCGACTTGAATATCACCAATCCCCTAGTTTTCAATTATCTTTGTCAAAATGCCATTTGGTGGATTGAATACGCTAATTTGGACGGTTTTAGAGTCGATACTTACAATTATTCAGAACCCGAATACATCTCAAAATGGACTAAAGCCATTTCCGATGAATACCCCAATTTTAATTTGGTAGGCGAAATCACCATGCGCAATCAGGGTTTACTTTCTTATTGGCAAAAAGACAGTCCCATTGCTAAAATCCAAAACTTTAATTCACATTTATCCAGCGTAATGGATTTTGCCTTATCCGATGCTTTACAAAGTGTTTTCAACGAAGATGATGACAGCTGGGATCAGGGAATCACCAGAATTTATGACATCCTTTCGAAAGATTTTTTGTTCCCAAATGTGAATAATTTATTGATTTTTGGTGAAAATCACGATACCAGACGACTGAATCACATTTATAATAACGACATTCGAAAATACAAAATGGCAATGTGTATGCTCGCTACTTTGCGCGGAATTCCTCAGTTGTATTATGGTTCCGAAATTGGGATGGCCGGTGATCAAAACCTAGGCGATGCCGATATTCGAAAAGATTTTCCCGGCGGTTGGGAAAATGATGAAAACAATGCTTTCCTTCCCGAAACTCGTTCCGAATGTCAAAAAGCCTATTTTGATTTCACTTCCAAATTATTCCATTGGCGAAAAACGAATGCTGCCGTACATTTTGGAAAAACAACACATTATATACCAGAAAATAATGTGTACGTTTATTTTAGATACAATACTAATCAAACGGTAATGGTATTGATTAACAACAATCCCGAAAATCAAGAAATCATGACCAAACGATTCGAGGAAAACATTAAAAATCATATCACTGGAAAAGAAATCTTAACTGATTTATTTTTTGACTTATCTCAAGCAATTCCTATCGAAGGCAAATCGGCTTTGATTTTGGAATTAGAATAA
- a CDS encoding helix-turn-helix domain-containing protein translates to MGKKIDDYYVTKALQLYLEGLSYREIERIIGVSHVSISNWIKSFNIKKPVNTNYHPTYKILNHLELVEYIKNKETISGAGMIITELGDKFMLIKWERFKK, encoded by the coding sequence TTGGGAAAAAAAATAGACGATTACTATGTTACCAAAGCCTTACAACTTTATCTCGAAGGATTGAGTTACAGAGAAATCGAACGCATTATTGGCGTTTCGCATGTAAGCATAAGCAATTGGATAAAATCTTTCAATATAAAAAAACCGGTAAACACTAACTACCATCCCACATACAAAATACTAAACCACTTAGAACTAGTAGAATATATAAAAAACAAAGAAACCATCTCAGGTGCAGGAATGATTATCACCGAACTGGGTGATAAATTCATGCTTATCAAATGGGAACGATTTAAAAAATAA
- a CDS encoding BaiN/RdsA family NAD(P)/FAD-dependent oxidoreductase, producing MNSNFDIIIVGGGAAGFFTAINIVEKNPKLKVAILERGNEVLQKVRISGGGRCNVTHACFEPNELVKFYPRGEKELRGPFHQFCSGDTIEWFEKHGVALKIEEDGRMFPVSNSSQTIIDCFLKATQKLGITVLTGQSVQSIFSPEVSGESVWKIDTQNQQFICEKLVMATGSNPKIWEMLQQKGHAVVSPVPSLFTFNIKDSRIKELPGVSAQVSVKVKDTKLTSTGPLLITHWGMSGPAILKLSAWGARILHDKNYQFTIFVNWLNDIETSEAEKILKDLKQEHAKKTVSKKSPFEITNRLWESLVLASGISTETKWADLSKTQLQNLAKQLTNATFQVNGKSTFKEEFVTAGGIDLKEINFKTMESKLHENLYFAGEIVNIDAITGGFNFQNAWTSGFILANGIS from the coding sequence ATGAATTCAAATTTTGACATCATAATTGTTGGCGGTGGCGCAGCAGGATTTTTCACAGCCATAAATATTGTCGAAAAAAACCCCAAATTAAAAGTAGCTATTCTGGAGCGCGGTAATGAAGTTTTGCAAAAAGTCCGCATTTCTGGGGGTGGTCGTTGCAATGTAACCCATGCCTGTTTTGAACCTAATGAATTAGTAAAATTTTATCCTCGTGGTGAAAAAGAATTACGCGGTCCTTTTCATCAATTTTGTTCTGGTGATACCATAGAATGGTTTGAAAAACATGGAGTAGCGTTAAAAATCGAAGAGGACGGCAGAATGTTTCCTGTTTCTAATTCGTCCCAAACCATTATTGATTGTTTTCTGAAGGCAACCCAAAAACTAGGAATTACAGTCCTGACCGGACAAAGCGTACAATCGATTTTCAGTCCCGAAGTCTCGGGAGAATCGGTCTGGAAAATAGACACTCAAAACCAACAATTTATTTGCGAAAAATTAGTAATGGCAACAGGCAGTAATCCTAAGATTTGGGAAATGCTGCAACAAAAAGGTCATGCCGTTGTGAGTCCTGTACCTTCCCTATTTACTTTTAATATCAAAGATTCCCGAATTAAGGAATTACCAGGTGTTTCGGCACAGGTTTCTGTAAAAGTAAAAGACACTAAACTCACTTCAACCGGTCCTTTGTTAATCACTCATTGGGGTATGAGCGGACCGGCTATATTAAAATTATCGGCTTGGGGTGCACGCATTTTACACGATAAAAATTATCAATTCACGATTTTTGTGAATTGGCTCAACGACATTGAAACCAGCGAAGCTGAAAAAATCCTGAAAGACCTAAAACAGGAACATGCTAAAAAAACGGTTTCAAAAAAATCTCCTTTTGAAATTACTAATCGACTATGGGAAAGCTTAGTTCTTGCTTCCGGTATTTCCACCGAAACCAAGTGGGCCGATTTATCGAAAACTCAATTACAAAATCTGGCCAAACAATTAACCAATGCTACTTTTCAAGTCAATGGAAAAAGTACTTTTAAAGAAGAATTTGTAACTGCAGGTGGAATTGATTTAAAAGAAATCAATTTCAAAACCATGGAAAGCAAATTACATGAAAATCTTTATTTTGCTGGTGAAATCGTTAATATTGATGCTATTACAGGTGGATTTAATTTCCAGAATGCCTGGACCAGTGGGTTTATTTTGGCGAATGGAATTTCTTAA
- a CDS encoding ATP-binding protein, producing the protein MSSLGLLLILAIYVVMLFYIAHWSEKRSHSKWTNNPYVYSFSLAVYCTAWTYYGSIGLAAQTGLDYLPIYLGPIIIIPTWIIILKRIIRISRVNKITSIADFISLRYGNSRSLGALVTLISIFGIVPYIALQLKAISDTFHVVTKTQASSNIFTDNTTYICIALALFASYYGNKYVDASEKRRGIVTAIAIESILKLVFFLIIGIYVTYFVFDGFDDIYTKASVLENFDKKNTIGNLTNGLNWFFLCLISMFAIFILPRQFHTAIVENNQEKHIRTAIWLLPLYLLLFNVFVFPIAWGGNILFGTQGLNSDTYSLLIPQYFNNNFLTVLVFLGGFSAAISMIIVSSITLATMLSNNLLIPYGFIGSLENVSQEKNTKRIVLSRKIGIFSLIILGYIIYRVFILDYTLVSIGLVSFVIIAQLAPAFFGGLFWRRGSKKGAITGIILGFLVCFYTLLIPYALGTTNSASTFVQKGPWGIALLKPFQLFGLDYLEPIPQAVFWSLLVNFLSYMAVSVSFSGNYRERNYAEMFVDIDRYITNHENAYVWKGTANISDVQKILERFLGIERTQRAMTIFNLKYNIDKDNKIADARFIKFAENLLTGHIGTASAKIVISSVAKEDKISLPEVLRILEESKENIIINKKLTESSNELKILSEQLQIANKELINKDIQKDEFLDTVTHELRTPITAIRAATEILHDDENIPAEVRQKFLQNIISESDRLNRLIDKILDLEKFETGKQKIYLSKNNICQTINNTLESLQQLIANKNIYVDFKDQSREVKAFYDEERIIQVLHNLFSNAIKFCESIAGKITIKLIENPDFVSVSIHNNGKEIKPEDFEAIFDKFYQSRNQNLKKPIGSGLGLAICKKIIEHHKGKIWVESSTGKGTSIIFTLPNYNTTEK; encoded by the coding sequence ATGAGTAGTCTGGGGCTGTTGTTAATCTTAGCCATCTATGTAGTAATGCTTTTTTACATTGCACATTGGTCTGAAAAAAGAAGCCATTCTAAATGGACTAACAACCCTTATGTTTATTCATTTTCACTGGCGGTTTATTGTACTGCCTGGACCTATTACGGTAGTATTGGTTTAGCAGCACAAACCGGTTTGGATTATTTACCCATTTATTTAGGCCCAATAATCATTATTCCCACCTGGATTATCATCCTTAAAAGAATTATCCGAATTTCGAGAGTCAACAAAATAACCAGTATTGCCGATTTTATTTCGTTGCGTTACGGCAACAGTCGATCACTGGGAGCCTTAGTTACTTTAATTTCTATTTTCGGAATTGTACCCTACATTGCCTTACAGCTAAAAGCCATATCCGATACTTTTCACGTTGTTACCAAGACACAGGCGAGTTCCAATATTTTTACAGACAACACTACTTATATTTGCATTGCCTTAGCACTATTTGCTTCTTATTACGGTAACAAATACGTTGATGCTTCCGAAAAAAGACGCGGAATTGTAACCGCCATAGCCATTGAATCGATTTTAAAATTAGTCTTCTTTTTGATTATCGGCATCTATGTAACTTATTTTGTTTTCGATGGTTTTGACGATATTTATACCAAAGCATCCGTTTTAGAAAACTTTGACAAAAAAAACACCATCGGCAATTTGACTAACGGACTCAACTGGTTTTTCCTGTGTCTGATTTCTATGTTTGCCATTTTTATTTTACCAAGACAATTTCACACCGCAATTGTCGAAAACAATCAGGAAAAACATATTCGAACTGCCATTTGGTTGCTTCCGCTTTACTTATTACTTTTTAATGTTTTTGTATTTCCAATAGCCTGGGGAGGCAACATTCTTTTTGGAACTCAGGGTTTGAATTCCGATACTTATTCATTACTAATTCCGCAATATTTCAACAATAATTTCTTAACCGTTTTAGTATTTCTGGGAGGATTTTCAGCAGCCATTTCGATGATTATTGTTTCTTCGATTACACTTGCCACTATGCTTAGTAACAACCTTTTAATCCCTTATGGTTTTATTGGTTCATTAGAAAATGTTTCTCAAGAAAAAAACACCAAAAGAATCGTTCTTAGTCGAAAAATCGGAATCTTTTCGCTCATCATTCTAGGCTATATTATCTATCGTGTTTTTATTTTAGATTACACTTTAGTTTCCATCGGATTAGTTTCTTTTGTTATTATAGCTCAATTAGCTCCTGCATTTTTCGGAGGTTTATTTTGGAGAAGAGGCTCTAAAAAAGGGGCTATAACCGGCATTATCCTTGGCTTTTTAGTTTGTTTTTATACCTTATTAATTCCATACGCACTTGGAACAACAAACTCAGCGAGCACCTTTGTACAGAAAGGCCCTTGGGGAATCGCATTATTAAAACCTTTTCAGCTTTTTGGACTGGATTATTTAGAACCCATTCCACAGGCAGTTTTCTGGAGTTTATTAGTCAATTTTCTAAGCTATATGGCGGTTTCGGTAAGTTTTAGCGGTAATTATCGCGAACGCAATTATGCTGAAATGTTTGTTGATATTGACCGATACATCACCAATCACGAGAATGCTTATGTATGGAAAGGAACAGCCAATATTTCGGATGTTCAAAAAATATTAGAGCGTTTTTTAGGTATCGAAAGAACCCAACGCGCCATGACTATTTTTAACCTGAAATACAATATTGACAAAGACAATAAGATTGCCGATGCACGTTTTATCAAATTTGCCGAAAATTTACTCACAGGTCATATAGGTACGGCTTCCGCCAAAATAGTCATTTCCAGTGTAGCCAAAGAAGACAAAATAAGTCTGCCTGAGGTTTTGCGAATTCTGGAAGAATCCAAAGAAAACATCATCATCAACAAAAAACTAACCGAGAGTTCGAATGAGCTAAAAATATTATCAGAGCAACTTCAAATTGCCAATAAAGAACTCATTAACAAAGACATTCAAAAAGATGAATTTCTGGACACGGTAACCCACGAATTAAGAACGCCCATAACAGCAATACGTGCCGCTACCGAAATCCTGCATGACGACGAAAATATTCCTGCCGAAGTACGCCAAAAATTTCTGCAAAATATCATCTCCGAATCCGACAGACTCAATCGTTTGATTGACAAAATTTTGGATTTAGAAAAATTTGAAACCGGGAAACAAAAAATTTATCTTTCTAAAAACAATATCTGCCAAACCATCAACAACACCCTTGAATCGCTACAACAATTAATAGCCAACAAAAATATATATGTTGACTTTAAAGACCAATCCCGGGAAGTAAAAGCCTTTTATGACGAAGAGCGCATCATTCAGGTATTGCATAATCTATTTTCGAATGCGATTAAATTCTGCGAAAGCATAGCCGGGAAAATCACTATTAAACTAATCGAAAATCCTGATTTTGTATCCGTTAGTATCCACAACAATGGAAAAGAAATAAAACCCGAAGATTTTGAAGCCATTTTTGATAAATTTTATCAATCCAGAAATCAAAACCTAAAAAAACCCATAGGAAGCGGTTTAGGATTAGCTATTTGCAAAAAAATTATTGAACATCATAAAGGAAAAATATGGGTGGAGAGCTCAACCGGAAAAGGAACAAGCATTATTTTTACATTACCCAATTACAATACTACTGAAAAATGA
- a CDS encoding response regulator transcription factor encodes MKKILIVDDEPNIVMSLEYTFKKNNFEVFIARDGQEALDILKNQLPDIIILDVMMPMVDGYSTLEQIKQDARLDHCKVIFISAKNKEKDIEKGLALGANLYVTKPFSLKKLVEQAQELIN; translated from the coding sequence ATGAAGAAAATATTAATTGTAGATGACGAACCTAATATTGTAATGTCACTGGAATACACTTTTAAAAAAAATAATTTTGAGGTATTCATAGCCCGCGACGGACAAGAGGCATTGGATATTTTAAAGAACCAATTGCCGGACATCATTATTCTCGACGTGATGATGCCTATGGTTGACGGTTACAGTACATTGGAACAAATCAAACAAGATGCCCGATTGGATCATTGCAAAGTGATTTTTATTTCGGCAAAAAACAAAGAAAAAGACATTGAAAAAGGACTCGCATTAGGAGCTAATTTATACGTAACCAAACCTTTTTCTCTGAAAAAACTCGTTGAACAAGCCCAGGAATTAATAAACTAA